A genomic region of Pseudoxanthomonas suwonensis contains the following coding sequences:
- a CDS encoding GGDEF domain-containing protein gives MPFDPSPAVPARDPAAATVAAGPAAVLPAFADGMALLPGELGGLGRRLQSALREDDWRTCQRLLHQFLDKYLRDFAASLDAGGALVESDQLRELLRQAVGVALASLLQPLPALADESSALGTALKQWRPGSDLAPLARRVRELCHQVGVHAGDAAEQQALMLSLFDLLLENLFELLDDGSWLRGQVSVVRELLAGNPDRQTLEATRQGLRELAYQQGLLKNGIDQSKDAMRLMMVSFVERLDGMATDTGEYQCRLEAHMHAIRESRTIADLGHRLEDVLDDTARLQQQALRSREQMLAARAEVEAAEARIRELELQLRDVGDLLRSDPLTGALNRRGFEELYETEAARAEREGRPLSLVVLDLDEFGRLNARHGHAGGDAALRHVVATANAGLRAGDAVCRHGGEEFVLLLPGTPLAEARAVVQRLQKLLASQPAVHEGQRITVAFSAGVAVRQLGESREHLVRRADRAMYQAKHDGRNRVVVAH, from the coding sequence ATGCCGTTCGACCCCAGCCCCGCCGTCCCCGCCCGCGATCCCGCGGCCGCGACCGTGGCTGCCGGACCGGCGGCGGTGCTGCCGGCGTTCGCCGACGGCATGGCGCTCCTGCCGGGCGAACTGGGCGGGCTGGGCCGGCGCCTGCAGTCGGCGCTGCGCGAGGACGACTGGCGCACCTGCCAGCGCCTGCTGCACCAGTTCCTGGACAAGTACCTGCGCGACTTCGCCGCGAGCCTGGACGCCGGCGGCGCGCTGGTCGAGTCGGACCAGCTGCGCGAGCTACTGCGGCAGGCCGTGGGCGTGGCCCTGGCCTCGCTGCTGCAGCCGCTGCCGGCACTGGCCGACGAGTCCAGCGCGCTGGGCACGGCGCTGAAGCAGTGGCGCCCGGGCAGCGACCTGGCGCCGCTGGCGCGCCGGGTCCGCGAGCTGTGCCACCAGGTCGGCGTGCATGCCGGCGATGCCGCCGAGCAGCAGGCGCTGATGCTGAGCCTGTTCGACCTGCTGCTGGAGAACCTGTTCGAACTGCTCGACGACGGCAGCTGGTTGCGTGGCCAGGTGTCGGTGGTGCGCGAGCTGCTGGCCGGCAACCCCGACCGCCAGACCCTGGAGGCCACCCGCCAGGGCCTGCGCGAGCTGGCCTACCAGCAGGGCCTGCTGAAGAACGGCATCGATCAGTCCAAGGACGCGATGCGGTTGATGATGGTCTCCTTCGTCGAACGCCTGGACGGGATGGCCACCGACACCGGTGAGTACCAGTGCCGGCTCGAGGCGCACATGCACGCGATCCGCGAGTCGCGCACCATCGCCGACCTCGGCCACCGCCTGGAGGACGTGCTCGACGACACCGCGCGGCTGCAGCAGCAGGCGCTGCGCTCGCGCGAGCAGATGCTCGCCGCGCGTGCCGAGGTCGAGGCGGCCGAAGCGCGGATCCGCGAACTGGAGTTGCAGCTGCGCGACGTGGGCGACCTGCTGCGCAGCGATCCGCTGACCGGTGCGCTGAACCGGCGCGGCTTCGAGGAACTGTACGAGACCGAGGCGGCGCGCGCCGAGCGCGAGGGCCGGCCGCTGTCGCTGGTGGTGCTGGACCTGGACGAGTTCGGCCGGCTCAACGCACGCCACGGCCACGCCGGCGGCGACGCCGCGCTGCGCCACGTCGTGGCCACCGCCAACGCCGGCCTGCGCGCCGGCGACGCGGTCTGCCGCCACGGCGGCGAGGAGTTCGTGCTTCTGCTGCCGGGCACGCCGCTGGCCGAGGCCCGCGCGGTGGTGCAGCGGCTGCAGAAGCTGCTGGCGTCGCAGCCGGCGGTGCACGAGGGCCAGCGCATCACGGTGGCCTTCAGCGCCGGGGTAGCGGTGCGGCAGCTGGGCGAGAGCCGCGAGCACCTGGTCCGACGCGCCGACCGCGCCATGTACCAGGCCAAGCACGACGGCCGCAATCGCGTGGTCGTCGCGCACTGA
- a CDS encoding DUF2569 family protein translates to MQTQTGPVRPRGYWWVAILALVWNLIGLVFFAAQATLDEAGMAALSEADRQVHLATPGWVYVAFGFAVVGGVLGALCLLLRRRWAVLMFGVSLLALLLQITGIYLVTPAWEAYAFAGLKMPVLLVAIAAALLTYAKHCESLGWLRSTWGVKINCQKCNAQILDSSKFCAACGNQVDRAGNLNVSTSVQRPAAVRVGGWLTLFCILLTVIFPLSSCSGMAEYSDLATKHGVSADSPLYAAIGQNAFGGAIAGIYAFIVGLRIWTGSPNGRRIAITFLVIYPLITFLFNVIALSMLGDAQGSGEIRVALISSILGSFLFSAIWLPYFKWSKRVKATYASGDNVKPDNTLGVSRDG, encoded by the coding sequence ATGCAGACGCAGACCGGGCCGGTGCGGCCTCGGGGCTACTGGTGGGTGGCGATCCTGGCGCTGGTGTGGAACTTGATCGGGCTGGTCTTTTTCGCCGCGCAGGCGACCCTGGATGAGGCGGGCATGGCCGCGCTGTCGGAGGCGGACCGGCAGGTCCATCTGGCCACGCCGGGATGGGTGTACGTGGCTTTCGGCTTCGCGGTGGTAGGTGGCGTGCTCGGCGCGCTGTGCCTGCTGCTGCGCCGGCGCTGGGCAGTGTTGATGTTCGGTGTGTCGCTACTGGCGCTATTGTTACAGATCACCGGTATTTACTTGGTCACGCCGGCTTGGGAGGCCTATGCCTTTGCGGGTCTGAAGATGCCTGTGTTGCTAGTGGCCATCGCCGCGGCGCTGCTGACGTATGCGAAACACTGTGAATCGCTTGGGTGGCTACGTTCCACATGGGGGGTGAAGATAAATTGTCAGAAATGCAATGCACAGATACTAGATTCCTCAAAATTCTGCGCCGCATGTGGCAATCAGGTGGACAGAGCCGGGAATCTTAATGTGTCAACGTCCGTACAAAGACCTGCAGCGGTGCGTGTTGGTGGTTGGCTCACTCTGTTTTGCATCTTGCTCACTGTCATTTTTCCATTGAGTAGTTGTTCGGGAATGGCGGAGTATTCAGATTTAGCCACCAAGCATGGAGTTAGCGCTGATTCTCCGCTTTATGCCGCAATAGGACAAAATGCTTTTGGCGGCGCAATTGCGGGCATATATGCATTTATCGTGGGATTGCGAATCTGGACTGGATCCCCTAACGGAAGAAGGATAGCTATAACCTTTTTAGTTATATATCCACTCATTACGTTTCTATTCAATGTCATTGCATTGAGCATGCTGGGTGATGCGCAAGGCTCCGGGGAAATTCGTGTGGCGCTTATTTCCAGTATTCTTGGATCGTTTTTATTCAGCGCAATTTGGCTTCCTTACTTTAAATGGTCAAAGCGAGTAAAGGCCACGTACGCCAGTGGCGATAACGTGAAGCCAGATAACACCCTTGGCGTGTCCCGCGACGGATAA
- a CDS encoding S1 family peptidase, producing the protein MTRFLSLALLLALSSPASAIVIRHDVDDSKYRITASEFPALVDMPSEGHGVLIAPQWVITAAHTIPLHSELKQVGINGKPRDVERTVIHAGYKPLPQELIDHAMASGEAILIVVFISSSDDIALVKLVEPVTDVVPVALHEDSVRPGEIVKIIGKGATGNGAAGYSLGGRNRTELRRAYNEITSAYDRWFCYRFDEPSSALPLEGALGNGDSGGPALIQVEDQWLLSGLASWKVIEGHVVSAKYGRYDQVTCNVRLSHYADWIESVVSGQP; encoded by the coding sequence GTGACCCGATTTTTGTCGCTCGCACTCTTGCTCGCGCTGTCGTCCCCTGCCAGCGCCATCGTCATCCGGCATGATGTTGACGACTCGAAGTATCGCATTACGGCCTCTGAATTCCCTGCGCTCGTCGATATGCCCAGTGAGGGGCACGGCGTACTGATTGCCCCGCAGTGGGTGATCACCGCTGCCCATACGATCCCGCTGCACTCCGAACTCAAACAAGTAGGTATCAACGGAAAGCCCAGGGACGTTGAGCGCACCGTCATCCACGCTGGATACAAGCCGCTGCCACAAGAACTGATCGACCACGCGATGGCCAGTGGCGAAGCAATTTTGATCGTGGTGTTTATTTCGTCGTCTGACGACATCGCGCTGGTCAAGCTGGTCGAGCCCGTCACGGATGTCGTCCCTGTCGCACTCCACGAAGACAGCGTGCGGCCCGGCGAGATCGTCAAGATCATCGGGAAAGGGGCGACCGGCAACGGCGCTGCAGGATACAGTCTCGGTGGGCGTAACCGGACGGAGCTTCGTCGTGCCTACAACGAGATCACCAGTGCTTACGACCGCTGGTTTTGCTATCGGTTCGACGAGCCGTCATCGGCTTTGCCCCTAGAGGGTGCCCTTGGCAACGGGGACAGCGGTGGTCCCGCGCTTATCCAGGTCGAAGATCAATGGCTTTTGTCCGGGTTGGCCTCTTGGAAAGTGATTGAGGGCCATGTGGTGAGTGCCAAATACGGTCGCTATGACCAGGTGACCTGCAATGTGCGTTTGAGCCATTACGCCGACTGGATTGAAAGTGTAGTGTCTGGACAGCCGTAG
- a CDS encoding rRNA pseudouridine synthase, which produces MTAPVRLAQRVAGLFNLSRAEAEQFIRNGWVSVDGQVVEAPQHKVTVERVELDPGARLEAVEPATILLHKPPGFDAITGPRPASALVAPVSRWADDPSGVRLLRRHFHRLTPLVPLETEASGLMVLTQDGRVWRRLSEDADQIEHEYIVEIRGGIAPYGLHRLCHGLTYDGRVLAPCKVSWQNETRLRFAIKGVREGQLHGMCEQVGLEVVSIRRLRIGKVALGKGPDGAMPPGAWRYLPVGERF; this is translated from the coding sequence ATGACCGCTCCGGTTCGACTGGCCCAGCGCGTGGCCGGACTGTTCAACCTCTCGCGCGCCGAAGCCGAGCAGTTCATCCGCAACGGCTGGGTGTCGGTGGACGGGCAGGTGGTGGAGGCGCCGCAGCACAAGGTGACCGTCGAGCGGGTCGAACTCGACCCGGGCGCCCGCCTGGAAGCGGTGGAACCGGCCACGATCCTGCTGCACAAGCCGCCCGGTTTCGATGCGATCACTGGCCCCCGGCCCGCCAGTGCCCTGGTAGCGCCGGTGTCACGCTGGGCCGACGACCCCAGCGGCGTGCGCCTGCTGCGGCGGCATTTCCATCGCTTGACCCCGCTGGTGCCGCTGGAGACCGAGGCCAGCGGGCTGATGGTGTTGACCCAGGACGGTCGGGTGTGGCGCCGCCTGAGCGAAGACGCGGACCAGATCGAGCACGAGTACATCGTCGAGATCCGCGGCGGGATCGCCCCTTACGGCCTGCATCGCCTGTGCCATGGCCTGACGTACGACGGCCGGGTGCTGGCGCCGTGCAAGGTCAGCTGGCAGAACGAGACCCGGCTGCGCTTCGCGATCAAGGGCGTGCGGGAAGGGCAGCTGCACGGCATGTGCGAGCAGGTGGGCCTGGAGGTGGTGTCGATCCGCCGGCTGCGCATCGGCAAGGTCGCATTGGGCAAGGGTCCGGACGGCGCGATGCCGCCCGGCGCATGGCGCTACCTGCCGGTGGGCGAGCGGTTCTGA
- a CDS encoding PA4780 family RIO1-like protein kinase, whose translation MKTPPGLQALIDDGVIDHVLRPLKSGKEAAVYVVRSGDEVRCAKVYKDMAQRSFQQRVQYQEGRKVRGSREARAIGKASKYGRKQQETAWKNTEVEALYQLRAAGVRVPEPFGYFHGVLVMELVTDAEGFSAPRLGEVELGAEQAREYHRVLVRQVVLMLCCGLIHGDLSAYNVLVGPDGPVVIDFPQVVSAGGNNAARTMLLRDVNNLTASLGRWAPELLDTWYGEEMWALFEAGALRPDTELTGEFTPDEGAVDLDSVRHAINDAREEALIRQQGREAAAEDGN comes from the coding sequence GTGAAGACTCCCCCAGGCCTGCAGGCGCTGATCGATGACGGCGTCATCGATCACGTGCTGCGACCGCTCAAGAGCGGCAAGGAAGCGGCGGTGTACGTCGTCCGCAGCGGCGACGAGGTGCGTTGTGCGAAGGTCTACAAGGACATGGCGCAGCGCAGCTTCCAGCAACGCGTGCAGTACCAGGAAGGCCGCAAAGTGCGCGGCAGCCGCGAGGCGCGCGCGATCGGCAAGGCCAGCAAGTACGGGCGCAAGCAGCAGGAAACCGCCTGGAAGAACACCGAGGTCGAAGCGCTCTACCAGTTGCGCGCCGCCGGCGTGCGCGTGCCCGAGCCGTTCGGCTACTTCCACGGCGTGCTGGTGATGGAACTGGTCACCGACGCGGAGGGCTTCTCCGCCCCGCGCCTAGGCGAGGTCGAGCTGGGCGCGGAGCAGGCGCGCGAATACCACCGCGTGCTGGTCCGGCAGGTGGTGCTGATGCTGTGCTGCGGGCTGATCCATGGCGACCTGTCCGCCTACAACGTGCTGGTCGGCCCGGACGGGCCGGTGGTGATCGATTTCCCGCAGGTCGTCAGCGCCGGCGGCAACAACGCGGCGCGCACGATGCTGCTGCGCGACGTCAACAACCTCACCGCAAGCCTCGGCCGCTGGGCGCCCGAGCTGCTGGACACCTGGTACGGCGAGGAGATGTGGGCCCTGTTCGAGGCCGGCGCACTGCGGCCCGATACCGAGCTGACCGGCGAGTTCACGCCGGACGAGGGCGCGGTCGACCTGGACAGCGTCCGCCACGCCATCAATGATGCGCGCGAGGAAGCGCTGATCCGGCAACAGGGCCGCGAGGCGGCGGCGGAAGACGGGAACTAG
- the gnd gene encoding phosphogluconate dehydrogenase (NAD(+)-dependent, decarboxylating) gives MDIGMIGLGRMGANMAARLQRDGHRVAGFDPGAAARQAAAQAHGLEAFDSLQALLAALPAPRALWLMVPAGAPVDATLEALRPLLQVGDVVVDGGNSNYQDSQRRAADCRRDGVHFLDCGTSGGVWGLAEGYSLMVGGDAAACERLRPLFETLAPAPDRGWGRVGPSGAGHFAKMVHNGIEYGMMQAYAEGFAIMQRKESLALDLPQLAEIWRHGSVVRSWLLDLAAEALHDNPSLEGIAPYVADSGEGRWTVAEAIELDVAAPVITLSLLERLRSREKDSFADKMLAALRDRFGGHGVRQG, from the coding sequence ATGGACATCGGCATGATCGGACTGGGGCGGATGGGCGCGAACATGGCCGCGCGGCTGCAGCGGGACGGACACCGCGTGGCGGGGTTCGATCCCGGTGCGGCCGCGCGCCAGGCGGCGGCGCAGGCGCACGGACTGGAGGCGTTCGATTCGCTGCAGGCGTTGCTGGCGGCGTTGCCGGCACCGCGCGCGCTGTGGCTGATGGTGCCGGCGGGTGCGCCGGTGGACGCGACCCTGGAAGCACTGCGGCCGCTGCTGCAGGTGGGCGACGTGGTGGTGGACGGCGGCAACTCCAACTACCAGGACAGCCAGCGTCGCGCCGCGGACTGTCGCAGGGACGGCGTGCACTTCCTCGACTGCGGGACCAGCGGCGGCGTCTGGGGGCTGGCCGAAGGCTACAGCCTGATGGTCGGCGGCGACGCGGCCGCGTGCGAGCGGCTGCGGCCGCTGTTCGAGACCCTGGCGCCGGCGCCCGATCGCGGCTGGGGCCGGGTGGGGCCCAGCGGTGCCGGGCATTTCGCCAAGATGGTCCACAACGGCATCGAGTACGGAATGATGCAGGCCTACGCGGAAGGCTTCGCGATCATGCAGCGCAAGGAGTCGCTGGCGCTGGACCTGCCGCAGCTGGCGGAGATCTGGCGGCATGGCAGCGTGGTGCGCTCGTGGCTGCTGGACCTGGCCGCCGAGGCGCTGCATGACAATCCGTCGCTGGAGGGCATCGCGCCCTACGTGGCCGACTCCGGCGAGGGCCGCTGGACGGTGGCCGAGGCGATCGAGCTGGACGTGGCCGCGCCGGTGATCACCCTGTCGCTGCTGGAGCGGCTGCGCTCGCGCGAGAAGGACTCCTTCGCCGACAAGATGCTGGCGGCGTTGCGGGACCGGTTCGGCGGGCATGGGGTGAGGCAGGGCTGA
- a CDS encoding oxidoreductase, protein MANDLHVALIGYGLAGSVFHAPLLAATPGLHLHTVVSRQADKVAATYPQARVLADPAQAFADPAIDLVVVATPNDSHAPLALAALAAGKHVVVDKPFALNVAQAQAVRDAAARTGRVLGVFHNRRWDADFLALRALLDDGALGEVAELHSHFDRFRPQVPDRWRDREGPGSGLWYDLGPHLVDQVLQLFGPPLAVAADLARQRSGASATDYFHVQLRYPRLRAVLHAGALVPGHGLRFAVHGTGGSWIKHGLDPQEDALRAGAVPGAAGWGRDPRPGTLLRAGDDGSVQEAPSPAPAGDYLAFYAGMRDAILRGAPPPVTADEALQVMRVIEAGLLSDAQRREIPFP, encoded by the coding sequence ATGGCCAACGACCTGCATGTCGCACTGATCGGCTACGGCCTGGCCGGCAGCGTCTTCCACGCACCGTTGCTGGCGGCCACGCCGGGCCTGCACCTGCATACGGTGGTCTCGCGCCAGGCGGACAAGGTCGCAGCCACGTACCCGCAGGCGCGCGTGCTCGCCGATCCGGCGCAGGCGTTCGCCGACCCGGCCATCGACCTGGTGGTCGTGGCCACGCCCAACGACAGCCACGCACCACTGGCACTGGCTGCGCTGGCCGCCGGCAAGCACGTGGTGGTGGACAAACCGTTCGCCTTGAACGTGGCCCAGGCGCAGGCCGTTCGCGACGCGGCCGCGCGCACCGGCCGCGTGCTGGGCGTGTTCCACAACCGGCGCTGGGATGCCGACTTCCTCGCCCTGCGCGCCCTGCTCGACGACGGCGCGCTGGGCGAGGTGGCCGAGCTGCACTCGCACTTCGACCGCTTCCGGCCGCAGGTGCCCGACCGCTGGCGCGACCGCGAAGGCCCCGGCAGCGGCCTGTGGTACGACCTGGGTCCGCACCTGGTCGATCAGGTGCTGCAGCTGTTCGGCCCGCCGCTGGCGGTCGCCGCCGACCTGGCCCGCCAGCGCAGCGGCGCCTCGGCCACCGACTACTTCCACGTGCAGCTGCGCTACCCGCGGCTGCGCGCGGTCCTGCACGCCGGCGCGCTGGTGCCCGGCCACGGCCTGCGCTTCGCCGTGCACGGCACTGGCGGCAGCTGGATCAAGCACGGCCTGGACCCGCAGGAGGACGCACTGCGCGCCGGCGCCGTGCCCGGCGCCGCCGGCTGGGGCCGCGACCCGCGCCCGGGCACGCTGCTGCGGGCGGGCGACGACGGCAGCGTGCAGGAAGCGCCATCACCCGCGCCGGCCGGCGACTACCTGGCCTTCTACGCGGGCATGCGCGACGCGATCCTCCGCGGCGCACCGCCGCCGGTCACCGCCGACGAGGCGCTGCAGGTCATGCGCGTGATCGAAGCCGGCCTGCTCAGCGACGCCCAGCGCCGCGAGATCCCCTTCCCCTGA
- a CDS encoding BON domain-containing protein, producing MRKQASILAVAMVAALSGATALANDDNKPAKNPAAERESAQPVNDTWITTKVKSSLLADTDVSGTDIKVDTVNGVVHLSGTAATQVQADKAKKIARDIEGVASVDTSALRVAGR from the coding sequence ATGCGCAAGCAAGCTTCCATCCTGGCGGTCGCCATGGTTGCGGCCCTGAGCGGCGCCACCGCACTGGCCAACGACGACAACAAGCCGGCCAAGAACCCGGCCGCCGAGAGGGAATCGGCGCAGCCGGTCAACGACACCTGGATCACCACCAAGGTCAAGTCCAGCCTGCTGGCCGACACCGACGTGTCTGGCACCGACATCAAGGTCGACACGGTCAACGGCGTGGTCCACCTCAGCGGTACGGCCGCAACCCAGGTCCAGGCCGACAAGGCCAAGAAGATCGCCCGCGACATCGAGGGCGTGGCCAGCGTCGACACCTCGGCGCTGCGGGTGGCCGGTCGCTGA
- a CDS encoding dicarboxylate/amino acid:cation symporter — protein MRWPGATARVLLALAAGAIVGLSLAHWHPDAALAAAGVAQPVGRLWLSALQMTVVPLVLALVILGVATASDAAASGRVARRAMTVFVAMLSFFAAYAALAAPALLSLVPRSEALAATLQGSAATVEAGAAPTLAQWISGVIPSNAIMAAAQGAMLPLVVFALFFGFALTRIESERRAQVIGLCHGIADTMIVIVRWVLLAAPLGVFALMLAVCAQAGLGVVGALAGYIVLQCAMYIGAIFICYGLVAMFAGRSPAAFASGILPAQVVAASTQSSLASLPAMLESARDRLGLPRAVAALVLPMAVTLFRITSPIQYIVAAAFVAWAYGIELSAMQLAAGSALAVVISLGSVGLPGQVSFMATVMPVTQSMGLPVEPLGLLLAVDTIPDVFATTGNVTGDLTATAIVARSSPEAADPSDAG, from the coding sequence ATGCGCTGGCCGGGCGCGACCGCGCGCGTGCTGCTGGCGCTGGCCGCCGGCGCGATCGTCGGCCTGTCGCTGGCGCACTGGCACCCGGACGCGGCGCTGGCCGCCGCCGGCGTCGCCCAGCCGGTCGGCCGGCTGTGGCTGAGCGCGCTGCAGATGACCGTGGTGCCGCTGGTGCTGGCGCTGGTGATCCTGGGCGTGGCCACCGCCTCGGATGCGGCCGCCTCCGGACGGGTGGCGCGGCGGGCGATGACGGTGTTCGTGGCAATGCTGTCGTTCTTCGCCGCCTACGCGGCGCTGGCGGCGCCGGCGCTGCTGTCGCTGGTGCCGCGCAGCGAAGCGCTCGCCGCGACCCTGCAGGGCTCGGCCGCCACGGTCGAGGCCGGCGCCGCGCCGACCCTGGCGCAGTGGATCAGCGGGGTCATCCCGTCCAACGCGATCATGGCCGCCGCGCAGGGCGCGATGCTGCCGCTGGTGGTGTTCGCCCTGTTCTTCGGCTTCGCCCTGACCCGGATCGAGTCCGAGCGCCGCGCCCAGGTCATCGGCCTGTGCCACGGCATCGCCGACACCATGATCGTGATCGTGCGCTGGGTGCTGCTGGCCGCGCCGCTGGGCGTGTTCGCGCTGATGCTGGCGGTGTGCGCGCAGGCCGGGCTGGGCGTGGTCGGCGCGCTGGCCGGCTACATCGTCCTGCAGTGCGCCATGTACATCGGCGCGATCTTCATCTGCTACGGGCTGGTGGCGATGTTCGCCGGGCGTTCGCCGGCGGCGTTCGCCAGCGGCATCCTGCCGGCGCAGGTGGTGGCGGCCAGCACCCAGTCCTCGCTGGCCTCGCTGCCGGCGATGCTGGAGAGCGCGCGCGACCGCCTGGGCCTGCCGCGCGCGGTGGCCGCGCTGGTGCTGCCGATGGCGGTGACCCTGTTCCGGATCACCAGCCCGATCCAGTACATCGTCGCCGCGGCGTTCGTGGCCTGGGCCTACGGCATCGAGCTGAGCGCGATGCAGCTGGCGGCCGGTTCGGCGCTGGCGGTGGTGATCAGCCTGGGCTCGGTCGGCCTGCCTGGCCAGGTCAGCTTCATGGCCACGGTGATGCCGGTGACCCAGTCGATGGGCCTGCCGGTGGAGCCGCTGGGCCTGCTGCTGGCGGTGGACACCATCCCCGACGTGTTCGCCACCACCGGCAACGTCACCGGTGATCTGACCGCGACCGCGATCGTGGCGCGCAGCAGCCCGGAGGCTGCCGACCCGTCCGACGCCGGCTGA
- a CDS encoding L,D-transpeptidase family protein, producing MAHDPASMPVEPLHDARQLVVVTTAGWDEHQGRLHRLERAGETAVWREVDAFDVSLGRNGSAWGVGLHPQTDQGQGPRKREGDGRSPAGVFALGTAFGYADATASALPYQAMRESDWCMDVPDSPLYNRIVDARVVGQAAVAGSTEPMRLDLHHDGDPRYRLGFVIGHNPEHAPGGGSCIFAHLWRTPGEATAGCTAMADADMEALLAWLDPARAPRFVLLPEAEYRRLAPTWHLPFLGVR from the coding sequence ATGGCGCACGACCCGGCATCCATGCCCGTCGAGCCGCTGCACGACGCCCGCCAGCTGGTGGTGGTGACCACCGCCGGCTGGGACGAGCACCAGGGCCGCCTGCACCGGCTCGAGCGCGCCGGCGAGACCGCGGTGTGGCGCGAGGTGGATGCCTTCGACGTCAGCCTCGGCCGCAACGGCAGCGCCTGGGGCGTGGGCCTGCATCCGCAGACCGACCAGGGCCAGGGGCCGCGCAAGCGCGAAGGCGATGGGCGCAGCCCGGCCGGTGTGTTCGCGCTGGGCACCGCCTTCGGCTACGCCGACGCCACCGCCAGCGCCCTGCCCTACCAGGCGATGCGGGAAAGCGACTGGTGCATGGACGTGCCCGACTCGCCGCTCTACAACCGCATCGTCGACGCGCGCGTGGTCGGCCAGGCCGCCGTGGCCGGCTCGACCGAGCCGATGCGCCTGGACCTGCACCATGACGGCGACCCGCGCTACCGCCTCGGCTTCGTCATCGGGCACAACCCGGAGCACGCGCCCGGCGGCGGCAGCTGCATCTTCGCCCACCTCTGGCGCACGCCCGGCGAGGCCACCGCCGGCTGCACGGCGATGGCCGACGCCGACATGGAAGCGCTGCTGGCCTGGCTCGACCCAGCCCGCGCGCCGCGCTTCGTGCTGCTGCCCGAGGCCGAGTACCGGCGCCTGGCGCCGACCTGGCACCTGCCGTTCCTGGGAGTGCGCTGA
- a CDS encoding MurR/RpiR family transcriptional regulator, translating into MPPLVKIRSERDQMSAIERRIADFILDNAHLLRDYSSQQLASALGISQSSVVKFSQKFGFRGYPDLKYSIGQAVARNGADAPAQAAPAADGDEYTRLEESLRRSKAAAEEETRLLNPREGMERIVGLVDGAGKVFVCGLGDDGLFAREFGMRLSLLGVLTVHHSDPILMMANLSAARPGDVLLVFSEFGQLPQLSQISRQFQACEGKVVSITRHTANPLRAHADAALVVSAHDSSPHIEALLYRSSLQYLLDFLFVLLCQANPDRHRQLGINLERIRHLLDT; encoded by the coding sequence ATGCCGCCGCTGGTGAAGATCCGCTCAGAACGCGACCAGATGTCGGCGATCGAACGCCGCATCGCCGACTTCATCCTCGACAACGCCCACCTGCTGCGCGACTACTCCTCGCAGCAGCTGGCCAGCGCGCTGGGGATCAGCCAGTCGTCGGTGGTCAAGTTCAGCCAGAAGTTCGGCTTCCGCGGCTACCCGGACCTGAAGTACAGCATCGGCCAGGCGGTGGCGCGCAACGGCGCCGACGCTCCGGCCCAGGCCGCGCCGGCGGCCGACGGCGACGAGTACACCCGGCTGGAGGAGAGCCTGCGCCGCAGCAAGGCCGCCGCCGAGGAGGAGACCCGCCTGCTCAACCCGCGCGAGGGCATGGAGCGGATCGTCGGGCTGGTCGACGGCGCCGGCAAGGTGTTCGTCTGCGGGCTGGGCGACGACGGCCTGTTCGCGCGCGAGTTCGGCATGCGCCTGTCGCTGCTGGGCGTGCTCACGGTGCACCATTCCGACCCGATCCTGATGATGGCCAACCTGTCGGCGGCCCGGCCCGGCGACGTGCTGCTGGTGTTCTCCGAGTTCGGCCAGCTGCCGCAGCTGTCGCAGATCAGCCGCCAGTTCCAGGCCTGCGAGGGCAAGGTGGTGTCGATCACCCGGCACACCGCCAACCCGCTGCGCGCGCACGCCGACGCGGCACTGGTGGTGTCCGCGCACGACTCCTCGCCGCACATCGAGGCGCTGCTGTACCGTTCCTCGCTGCAGTACCTGCTCGACTTCCTGTTCGTGCTGCTGTGCCAGGCCAACCCGGACCGGCACCGCCAGCTCGGCATCAACCTCGAGCGCATCCGGCACCTGCTGGACACGTGA